From the genome of Malus sylvestris chromosome 6, drMalSylv7.2, whole genome shotgun sequence, one region includes:
- the LOC126625974 gene encoding LOB domain-containing protein 27-like, with protein MLSIPPPPFLLPLLLLLQLTATLLLLLFNFKHCTTLLSNCFRGFSRSRLSDWFRLRFGIRKMPLKGATLQACAACKYQRRKCTAECPLAPYFPADQPKMYQNAHKLFGVCNILKILKNLNPRQKVEAMRSIIYQANLRDKFPVYGCWEVIRQLQYQILVAEEELQAVHQQLAMYRQHRHHQISSMPEYVTSQLELGMAPPNNPLALFDYNLPPYILTNTNNATAVALVNQHQQQSYSSSSDAAYSSAAYNSDSKDNVNNSNNNAGNPLWSSNPFMTNNSNNNNNNNSEAIESELGALQQLSIQPDVVQDYDELHPFFDTTDDRQSYIDSKEAYDSSSEESFKDTTQSMEHAENALKNDAACFSLTSVN; from the exons ATGCTCTCCATTCCACCACCTCCATtcctcctccccctcctcctcctcctccaactCACCGccactctcctcctcctcctcttcaatttcaaACACTGCACCACCCTCCTCTCCAATTGCTTTCGAGGTTTTTCGCGTTCCCGGCTCTCGGATTGGTTCCGATTGCGTTTTGGGATCCGCAAAATGCCCCTTAAGGGCGCCACCCTCCAGGCCTGCGCCGCGTGCAAATACCAGCGAAGGAAGTGCACGGCGGAGTGCCCCTTGGCGCCCTATTTCCCGGCGGACCAACCCAAGATGTACCAAAACGCACACAAGCTATTCGGAGTCTGCAACATTttgaaaatacttaaaaatctcAACCCTCGCCAGAAGGTGGAGGCCATGAGGTCCATAATATACCAAGCTAACTTGCGCGACAAGTTTCCGGTTTACGGGTGCTGGGAGGTGATCAGGCAGCTCCAGTACCAAATCCTGGTGGCGGAGGAAGAGCTCCAAGCTGTCCACCAACAGCTGGCAATGTACAGACAGCACCGCCACCACCAGATTTCGTCCATGCCGGAATATGTGACGTCACAGTTGGAGCTAGGGATGGCTCCGCCCAATAACCCCCTCGCACTTTTCGACTACAATCTTCCCCCTTATATTCTCACTAATACCAACAATGCCACCGCAGTGGCTCTTGTAAATCAACACCAACAGCAATCTTACTCTAGCAGCAGTGATGCTGCTTACAGCTCTGCTGCTTATAACAGTGACTCCAAAGACAACGtcaacaacagcaacaacaatgCTGGAAATCCGTTGTGGAGTTCAAATCCTTTTATGACtaacaacagcaacaacaacaacaataataactCCGAGGCGATTGAATCTGAACTCGGAGCTCTTCAGCAGCTCTCTATCCAACCTGACGTTGTTCAAGATTACGATGAGTTGCATCCGTTTTTTGACACCACCGATGATAGACAGTCATACATTGATTCCAAAGAGGCTTATGATTCAag CTCGGAAGAATCGTTCAAGGACACGACACAATCGATGGAGCATGCAGAGAATGCATTGAAGAATGATGCAGCATGCTTTAGTCTTACCAGTGTCAACTGA
- the LOC126625966 gene encoding uncharacterized protein LOC126625966 encodes MGNKKRNAAPRPKQSPAAVQPLPAADGDAVIPSQSDTTLAAAETDALLLSNNKIESSPLPMIESDGSAAKVECERALTALRRGNHTKALRLMKESCQRYENSGHSALIHRVQGTVCVKVASIIDDPNSKQRHLRNAIDSARRAVELSPSSIEFAHFYANLLYEAANDGKEYEEVVAECERALAIEKPVDPARESLQEESQQKILTADARIGHVQNELRQLIQKSNIASISTWMKNLGNGEEKFRLIPIRRATEDPMEVRLVQTRRPNEIKKATKTPEERRKEIEVRVAAARLLQQKSEVPQLGNEGEKSDRGLDSSSGFSQRGSERRKFGNLRKNGSSAERKDLVRSYWKSMSVDMKKELLKVRVSDLKAKFSSSKDGLANEVLSEALAFAEGKRSWKFWVCCRCNEKFVDGESHMHHVVQEHMGNLMPKMQSVLPQNVDNEWTEMLLNSSWRPLDASSAVGMLRDQRKCKEHEFVEDFYSGNQNKDCDECFKDAWDSSPEKEMLGDSPSDCIVEGNNHEKLARVVCEEENGLIAYSSVANGWPVSDDSEREKLLERIHALFEVLIRHKYLAASHLNRVIQFTMDELQASCSQLLNHGVEQTPMCIFFLGATQLRKILKFLQDLSHACGLGRYSDKGSIPADDANSTNKGVEIKERIVLNGDASCLILDESLLSSECTCDVGHLTVSDAAPAAVVGNGNGVPPDSDALLSWIFAGPTSGEQLTSWVHAKEEKTQQGMEILQMLEKEFYDLQSLCERKCEHLSYEEALQAVEDLCIEEGKKRENVTEFGHRSFESVLRKRREELLERENDVMFLSNRIELDAISNVLKEYEALNINQFGYEETYGPVTSQLFDLEYGDDDWRAKDYAHQVDACVEVAIRRQKEQLYVELSKIDVRIMRNVTGMQQLEVKLEPVSAHDYRSILLPLVKSYLRAHLEDLAEQDATEKSDAAREAFLAELALDSKKGVRGENDNLRHTQEKTKDKKKNKEFRKAKDSKGNGVSDEYFHHDETSELTFPEASDGELPDPELVISVNGNDLKQQEEECKRRIELEEEERKLEETLEYQRQIEKEAKQKHLAEQNKKSTQLHPEKVVEGLDDVNLESCANGQDVNEPFKPSVQLTQKTGFPNNLEGLPVNMANGSAVPANSSTASGAHQAKVNQGLANGGIVEEDGCLPSDRRTGRKNRRQRSSTKVPDGKSQGLSTGNENVEVGRSSVEGSHDNLLMNNHNGIQELRQKRAEEDDEERFQADLKKAVRQSLDTFQERQKFPVVSNLRMPRKISADVDNGVLHNDITNENASETDIFGTGLKNEVGEFNCFLNVIIQSLWHVRLFRDEYLRRSTSEHGHVGDPCVVCALYEIFTALSNASADTRREAVAPTSLRIALSNLYPESNFFQEAQMNDASEVLVVIFDCLHRSFTPGSSLSNAESVESSCPGSWDCSNNACMVHSIFGMDIFERMNCYYCGLESRHLKYTSFFHNINASALRTMKVMCTESSYDELLNHVEMNHQLACDPEAGGCGKLNHIHHILTTPPHVFTTVLGWQKTCESADDIKATLAALNTEIDISVLYRGLDPKTTHNLVSVVCYYGQHYHCFAYSHDRGCWIMYDDKTVKVIGGWADVLTMCERGHLQPQVLFFEAVN; translated from the exons ATGGGGAATAAGAAGCGAAACGCTGCTCCGCGGCCCAAGCAGTCGCCGGCGGCGGTTCAGCCACTCCCGGCGGCCGATGGAGATGCTGTCATTCCATCCCAATCTGATACTACTCTAGCGGCCGCCGAGACCGATGCTCTACTCCTCTCGAATAACAAGATCGAATCCTCGCCGTTGCCGATGATCGAATCGGACGGCTCGGCGGCGAAGGTGGAATGCGAGCGGGCCCTGACGGCTCTTCGGCGGGGGAACCACACCAAGGCGCTGCGGCTGATGAAGGAGTCGTGCCAGCGGTACGAGAACTCGGGTCACTCGGCGCTGATTCACCGAGTCCAGGGAACTGTGTGCGTCAAGGTCGCCTCGATTATCGACGACCCCAACTCGAAGCAGCGGCATTTGCGGAACGCGATCGACTCCGCGCGCCGAGCCGTCGAGCTGTCTCCGAGCTCGATCGAGTTCGCGCACTTCTACGCCAATTTGCTCTACGAGGCGGCCAACGACGGGAAGGAGTACGAGGAAGTGGTGGCGGAGTGCGAGCGGGCGCTGGCGATCGAGAAGCCTGTTGATCCCGCCAGGGAGAGCTTGCAGGAGGAGAGCCAGCAGAAGATATTGACCGCCGATGCTCGAATTGGGCACGTGCAGAATGAGCTAAGGCAGCTGATTCAGAAGTCCAATATCGCTTCCATTTCGACTTGGATGAAGAATTTGGGCAATGGGGAGGAGAAGTTTCGGTTGATTCCGATTCGGAGGGCCACCGAGGACCCAATGGAGGTGAGGCTGGTGCAGACCAGGCGGCCTAATGAGATTAAGAAGGCGACTAAGACGCCGGAGGAGAGAAGGAAAGAGATTGAAGTGAGAGTGGCAGCGGCGAGGCTCTTGCAGCAGAAGTCTGAGGTGCCCCAATTGGGCAATGAGGGTGAGAAGAGTGACAGGGGATTGGATTCATCGTCGGGGTTCAGTCAGAGAGGTAGTGAGAGGAGAAAGTTTGGGAACTTGAGGAAAAACGGGTCCTCTGCAGAGAGGAAGGATCTAGTTCGGTCATACTGGAAATCAATGAGTGTTGATATGAAGAAAGAGTTACTTAAGGTTAGAGTTAGTGATCTTAAGGCGAAGTTTAGTTCATCTAAGGATGGTTTGGCAAATGAGGTTTTATCAGAGGCATTGGCATTTGCAGAGGGTAAGAGGAGCTGGAAGTTCTGGGTTTGTTGTAGATGTAATGAGAAGTTTGTGGATGGTGAGTCCCATATGCACCATGTTGTGCAAGAGCATATGGGAAACCTTATGCCCAAAATGCAGTCGGTTTTGCCTCAAAATGTTGATAATGAATGGACTGAGATGCTGCTTAATAGTTCTTGGAGACCGTTGGATGCGTCTTCTGCAGTTGGGATGCTTAGGGATCAAAGAAAATGCAAGGAGCATGAGTTTGTTGAGGATTTCTACTCTGGGAATCAGAACAAGGATTGTGATGAGtgtttcaaagatgcatgggATTCTTCACCTGAGAAGGAAATGCTTGGGGATAGTCCTAGTGACTGTATTGTTGAGGGAAATAACCATGAGAAACTTGCCCGTGTTGTGTGCGAGGAGGAAAATGGGTTAATTGCATATTCTTCTGTTGCAAATGGTTGGCCAGTATCTGATGATTCTGAGCGCGAAAAGCTTCTTGAAAGAATTCATGCCTTATTTGAGGTGCTTATCAGGCACAAATATCTTGCTGCAAGCCATCTTAACAGGGTGATACAATTTACAATGGATGAGCTACAGGCGTCCTGTTCTCAGCTTCTCAACCACGGTGTGGAGCAAACACCTATGTGCATTTTCTTTCTAGGAGCTACCCAGCTTAGGAAAATCCTCAAGTTCTTGCAGGACCTGTCCCATGCTTGTGGTTTAGGTAGATATTCTGACAAAGGTAGCATTCCTGCAGATGATGCGAATAGCACAAATAAGGGTGTAGAGATTAAAGAGAGGATTGTTCTCAATGGAGATGCATCCTGCCTCATTTTGGATGAGAGTCTATTGTCATCTGAATGTACATGTGATGTTGGTCATCTTACTGTCAGTGACGCTGCTCCTGCTGCTGTCGTTGGTAATGGAAATGGGGTTCCTCCTGATTCCGATGCTCTGCTGTCCTGGATATTTGCTGGTCCAACTAGTGGGGAACAATTGACTTCATGGGTACACGCAAAAGAAGAGAAAACGCAACAAGGGATGGAAATCCTTCAGATGCTTGAAAAGGAGTTTTACGACCTGCAGTCTCTTTGTGAGAGAAAGTGTGAGCATTTAAGCTATGAAGAAGCATTACAGGCAGTGGAGGATCTTTGTATTGAAGAAGGTAAGAAGAGGGAAAATGTCACAGAGTTTGGCCACCGAAGCTTTGAGTCCGTTCTAcggaagagaagagaagagctTCTTGAGAGAGAGAATGATGTGATGTTCCTCAGCAATAGGATTGAATTAGATGCCATATCAAATGTGTTAAAGGAATATGAAGCTCTAAACATTAACCAGTTTGGATATGAGGAAACGTATGGTCCTGTGACTTCTCAGTTATTTGATTTGGAATATGGGGATGATGATTGGAGGGCCAAGGATTATGCTCATCAGGTGGACGCATGTGTAGAAGTTGCAATTCGGAGACAGAAAGAACAATTATATGTAGAG CTTAGCAAAATAGATGTACGGATTATGCGAAATGTTACTGGAATGCAGCAATTGGAAGTTAAGCTTGAACCTGTTTCTGCCCATGATTATCGGTCGATACTGTTGCCCCTAGTGAAGTCATACCTGCGG GCACATTTGGAGGATCTGGCTGAGCAAGATGCCACAGAAAAGTCCGATGCTGCAAGGGAAGCATTTTTGGCAGAACTTGCACTTGATTCTAAGAAAGGTGTCAGGGGGGAAAACGATAATTTGAGACATACACAGGAAAAAACAAAGgataagaagaagaacaaggagtttagaaaagcaaaagattcaAAG GGTAATGGGGTTTCGGATGAGTACTTTCATCATGATGAGACCTCTGAGCT TACCTTTCCAGAGGCATCTGATGGTGAACTTCCAGATCCTGAGCTGGTGATTTCTGTGAATGGCAATGACTTGAAACAGCAGGAAGAGGAATGCAAACGGAGAATTGAacttgaagaagaggaaagaaagCTTGAAGAAACTTTAGAGTATCAAAGACAAATTGAGAAGGAAGCTAAGCAGAAGCACCTTGCTGAGCAAAACAAGAAATCTACTCAATTGCATCCAGAGAAGGTGGTGGAGGGATTGGATGATGTTAACTTGGAGTCTTGTGCTAATGGTCAAGATGTTAATGAGCCATTCAAGCCTTCTGTCCAG TTGACACAGAAGACTGGATTCCCCAACAATTTAGAAGGTCTTCCCGTTAACATGGCAAATGGTTCTGCAGTGCCAGCCAATTCTTCTACCGCTTCTGGTGCTCATCAAGCTAAAGTTAACCAAG GACTGGCAAATGGAGGAATTGTAGAAGAGGATGGTTGTTTGCCTTCTGATCGACGGACAGGAAGGAAAAACCGAAGACAGAGGAGTTCCACAAAAGTGCCTGATGGAAAGTCTCAAGGCTTGTCAACTGGAAACGAAAATGTTGAAGTTGGGAGGTCAAGTGTTGAGGGTTCACATGACAATCTCCTTATGAACAACC ACAATGGAATACAGGAATTGAGACAGAAACGAGCAGAGGAAGACGATGAAGAAAGGTTCCAAGCTGACCTCAAAAAGGCCGTACGCCAAAGCCTTG ACACATTCCAAGAACGTCAGAAGTttcctgtagtttcaaatttgagGATGCCCAGAAAAATATCTGCAGATGTAGATAACGGTGTTTTACATAATGACATCACAAATGAAAATGCGAGTGAAACCGATATATTTGGCACAGGGTTAAAGAATGAAGTTGGTGAATTCAACTGCTTTCTGAATGTTATTATACAG TCTTTATGGCATGTTAGACTGTTTCGAGATGAGTACCTACGGAGATCAACATCAGAGCATGGTCATGTGGGGGATCCTTGTGTTGTCTGTGCGTTGTATGAAATCTTTACTGCTTTGAGCAATGCGTCTGCAGATACTCGAAGAGAAGCAGTTGCCCCTACTTCTTTGAGAATAGCTTTAAGCAACCTGTATCCAGAAAGTAATTTCTTCCAGGAG GCTCAGATGAATGATGCTTCTGAAGTTTTGGTGGTGATATTTGATTGTCTTCACCGGTCGTTTACTCCTGGTTCTAGCCTTTCCAATGCTGAGTCAGTGGAAAGTAGTTGTCCGGGGTCTTGGGATTGTTCAAACAATGCTTGTATGGTGCATTCCATCTTTGGCATGGACATTTTCGAACGAATGAATTGCTACTATTGTGGTTTGGAGTCCAGACATCTCAAGTATACTTCCTTCTTCCATAACATAAATGCCAGTGCTCTCCGAACAATGAAG GTTATGTGTACAGAAAGCTCCTATGATGAGCTTTTAAATCATGTGGAGATGAATCATCAGTTAGCCTGTGATCCTGAAGCTGGTGGCTGTGGGAAGCTCAACCATATCCATCACATTCTCACAACCCCACCACATGTTTTTACAACAG TTCTGGGCTGGCAGAAGACATGCGAGAGTGCTGATGACATAAAAGCAACATTGGCAGCTCTTAATACTGAGATAGATATCAGTGTCCTTTATCGTGGCCTGGATCCAAAGACCACGCACAACTTGGTTTCTGTG GTTTGCTACTATGGACAACATTACCATTGCTTTGCCTATAGTCATGACCGTGGATGCTGGATTATGTACGATGATAAAACTGTCAAG GTGATTGGTGGCTGGGCTGATGTTCTTACCATGTGTGAAAGAGGGCATTTGCAACCACAGGTTCTTTTCTTTGAAGCTGTAAACTAG
- the LOC126625969 gene encoding pentatricopeptide repeat-containing protein At1g18900-like, whose protein sequence is MLRAKQLSNLSSSARSFFLTGPGPRCSATDGNSCSCSEDETCVSQRQLARDGGLLAQNPSTMVSKPSARARAGTILLGDAVKVAGPRKAGGVDHTASINQAATAPRSFGRSETVSYASGTDVVHSSPLVADQFAKAGVAAVNFLSDIVNGKLPLSDGLGILNNCMVDPTRPLSGIKPSHVKQIKREHFTNGRPKPATEVSAASKPTSNYHGPKGKGEKSNFVKGLNHVPYTRTESSATPHTVYLDHHEQRSMPPKSKPHSNFIPNYSSSAQTSDAETMGHMTRATKSFNRPIRDVKMPTGIAPQVNRQFAHTGNVVHNVSHILQQTRWGPAAEATLENLNCSMDAYQANQILKQLQDHSVALGFFYWLKRQAGFKHDGHTYTTMVGILGRSRQFGAINKLLNQMVKEGCRPNVVTYNRLIHSYGRANYLKEAMNVFNQMQEAGCEPDRVTYSTLIDIHAKAGFLDVALGLYDSMQEAGLAPDTFTYSVMINCLGKAGHLDAAHRLFCEMVNHGCVPNLVTYNIMIALQAKARNYETSLKLYRDMQGAGFEPDKVTYSIVMEVLGHCGYLEEAEVIFQEMKQKNWVPDEPVYGLLVDLWGKAGNIEKAWSWYQAMLDAGLRPNVPTCNSLLSAFLRVHQLSDAYNLLQSMMGLGLNPSLQTYTLLLSCCTEAQSPYDMGFCGDLMAVTGHPAHTFLLSMPSAGPDGQNVREHMSRFLDMMHSEDRESKRGLVDAVVDFLHKAGLKEEAGSVWEVAAQKNVYPDAIKEKSSCYWLINLHVMSDGTAVIALSRTLAWFRQQMLMSGICPSRIDIVTGWGRRSRVTGSSLVRQAVQELLNVFRFPFFTENGNSGCFVGCGEPLNRWLLQSYVERMHLL, encoded by the coding sequence ATGTTGCGAGCAAAGCAATTAAGTAACCTTTCAAGCAGTGCGAGGTCATTCTTTCTTACCGGGCCTGGGCCACGATGTAGTGCGACAGATGGAAATTCATGCTCTTGCTCTGAAGATGAAACTTGTGTTTCGCAAAGGCAGCTAGCAAGAGATGGAGGTCTACTTGCCCAAAATCCATCCACCATGGTATCCAAACCTTCAGCAAGGGCAAGGGCAGGAACCATCCTTTTGGGAGATGCAGTAAAAGTGGCAGGTCCTCGTAAAGCTGGAGGTGTTGACCATACAGCTTCTATTAATCAGGCTGCAACAGCACCAAGATCTTTTGGGAGATCGGAGACTGTAAGTTATGCTAGTGGCACAGATGTGGTGCACTCATCACCTCTTGTTGCAGACCAGTTTGCTAAGGCTGGAGTTGCAGCTGTAAATTTTCTGTCTGATATAGTAAATGGCAAGCTTCCTTTATCTGATGGGCTTGGAATCCTTAATAACTGTATGGTTGATCCAACCAGGCCCCTCAGCGGTATCAAGCCATCACATgtgaaacaaataaaaagagaaCATTTCACTAATGGTCGTCCAAAACCAGCTACTGAGGTATCCGCTGCATCAAAGCCTACAAGTAATTATCATGGTCCAAAGGGCAAAGGTGAGAAATCCAATTTCGTTAAAGGTCTAAATCATGTTCCATATACTAGGACGGAAAGCTCAGCAACACCTCATACTGTATACTTGGACCATCATGAGCAAAGGTCTATGCCACCGAAATCAAAACCACATTCAAACTTCATTCCAAATTACAGTTCCAGTGCTCAGACCTCTGATGCAGAGACCATGGGTCATATGACTCGTGCCACTAAAAGTTTCAACAGGCCCATCAGAGATGTGAAAATGCCAACAGGAATAGCTCCCCAAGTCAACAGACAGTTTGCTCACACTGGGAATGTTGTTCATAATGTTTCTCACATACTGCAACAGACACGATGGGGTCCTGCTGCAGAGGCCACTCTTGAAAATCTCAACTGTTCAATGGATGCATATCAAGCAAACCAAATTTTAAAGCAACTTCAAGATCATTCCGTTGCTCTTGGATTTTTTTATTGGCTTAAGCGGCAAGCAGGATTCAAGCATGATGGGCACACTTATACCACCATGGTTGGGATCCTTGGTCGTTCCAGGCAGTTTGGTGCCATTAACAAGTTGCTTAATCAGATGGTGAAAGAAGGATGCCGGCCAAATGTTGTGACATATAACCGTCTGATTCATAGTTATGGCCGTGCAAACTATTTGAAAGAAGCAATGAATGTTTTCAATCAAATGCAAGAAGCGGGATGTGAACCTGACCGTGTCACCTACTCCACACTAATTGACATCCATGCAAAAGCTGGATTTCTTGACGTTGCCCTAGGACTATATGACAGTATGCAAGAGGCTGGTCTTGCTCCCGACACATTCACTTACAGTGTTATGATCAACTGTCTTGGGAAAGCTGGTCATTTAGATGCTGCTCATCGGCTATTTTGTGAGATGGTTAATCATGGTTGTGTTCCCAATTTGGTCACCTACAATATCATGATAGCTTTGCAGGCCAAGGCAAGGAATTATGAGACTTCTTTAAAGCTCTACCGTGACATGCAGGGTGCGGGATTTGAACCGGATAAAGTAACTTATAGCATAGTAATGGAGGTCCTTGGCCACTGTGGATATCTTGAGGAAGCCGAGGTGATTTTTCAAGAAATGAAACAGAAAAACTGGGTGCCTGATGAGCCTGTTTATGGTCTTTTGGTAGATTTGTGGGGCAAGGCTGGTAACATAGAAAAAGCCTGGAGTTGGTATCAAGCTATGCTCGATGCAGGTTTACGCCCTAATGTGCCTACTTGCAATTCTCTGCTCAGTGCGTTTCTTAGGGTGCACCAGCTGTCCGATGCCTATAACTTGCTGCAGAGCATGATGGGTTTAGGTCTAAACCCTTCTTTGCAGACATATACATTGCTTCTCAGTTGTTGCACAGAAGCACAATCACCATATGACATGGGATTTTGTGGTGACCTTATGGCAGTCACAGGCCATCCTGCACATACATTCTTACTGTCTATGCCATCGGCAGGACCTGATGGTCAAAACGTGCGGGAGCACATGAGCCGGTTCTTGGATATGATGCATAGCGAGGATAGAGAAAGCAAGAGGGGCCTTGTAGATGCAGTAGTCGACTTTCTTCACAAGGCGGGACTAAAGGAGGAGGCGGGTTCAGTCTGGGAGGTGGCTGCACAAAAGAATGTCTATCCGGACGCCATCAAAGAGAAAAGCTCTTGTTATTGGCTTATAAACCTGCACGTTATGTCCGACGGTACTGCTGTGATAGCTCTATCAAGAACACTCGCATGGTTTCGCCAACAGATGCTAATGTCCGGGATTTGTCCAAGCCGGATTGATATTGTGACAGGATGGGGCCGTCGGAGTAGGGTTACAGGATCTTCTTTGGTTAGGCAGGCAGTGCAGGAACTGCTGAATGTTTTTCGCTTCCCGTTCTTCACTGAAAACGGCAATTCTGGTTGTTTTGTGGGATGTGGGGAGCCTCTTAACAGGTGGTTGCTCCAGTCTTACGTGGAGCGAATGCATTTATTGTAG
- the LOC126625972 gene encoding calcium-dependent protein kinase 10-like produces the protein MGNCNVCVRADVVSGDDKSSSGDKNKKKARERRSNPFSDDPAESPAPIRVLKDVIPLGHRTRIGDKYVLGRELGRGEFGITYLCTDRETKQALACKSISKRKLRTAVDIEDVRREVAIMSTLPEHPNIVKLKATYEDNENVHLVMELCEGGELFDRIVARGHYSERAAANVARTVAEVVRMCHANGVMHRDLKPENFLFSNKKEHAPLKAIDFGLSVFFKPGEKFMEIVGSPYYMAPEVLKRNYGPEVDIWSAGVILYILLCGVPPFWAESEQGVALAILRGVIDFKREPWPQISDSAKSLVRQMLEPDPRKRLTAQEVLEHPWLQNAKKAPNVPLGDIVRPRLKQFSVMNRFKKKALRVIAEHLSIKEVEVIKDMFTLMDTDKNGKITYEELKLGLRKVGSQLAEPEIKMLMEVADVDGNGVLDYGEFAAVTIHLQKLENDEHLHRAFVFFDKDGSGYIELGELREGLRDESGETDIEVLNDIMREVDTDKDGRISYEEFVAMMKTGTDWRKASRQYSRERFKSLSLNLMKDGSLQLHDGLTGQAIAV, from the exons ATGGGGAACTGCAACGTCTGCGTGAGAGCTGACGTCGTCAGCGGCGACGACAAGAGTTCCAGCGGCGATAAAAACAAGAAGAAGGCCCGGGAGCGGCGGTCCAACCCGTTTTCCGACGACCCGGCCGAATCCCCGGCTCCGATCCGAGTTCTCAAGGACGTGATTCCACTTGGCCACCGGACCCGGATCGGCGACAAGTACGTGCTGGGTCGGGAACTGGGTCGGGGCGAGTTCGGCATCACGTATCTGTGCACGGACCGCGAGACAAAGCAGGCACTCGCCTGCAAGTCCATATCGAAACGCAAGCTTCGAACGGCG GTGGATATAGAGGATGTGCGGCGGGAGGTGGCGATAATGTCGACGCTGCCGGAGCACCCGAACATAGTGAAGCTGAAAGCGACGTACGAGGACAACGAGAACGTTCATTTGGTCATGGAGCTCTGCGAGGGCGGCGAGCTTTTCGATAGGATTGTGGCCAGAGGGCATTACAGTGAGCGGGCGGCGGCGAACGTCGCCAGGACGGTGGCGGAGGTGGTGAGGATGTGCCATGCTAATGGGGTTATGCACAGGGACTTGAAGCCTGAAAACTTTCTGTTCTCGAACAAGAAGGAGCACGCTCCTCTTAAAGCCATCGACTTTGGGCTCTCTGTGTTCTTCAAGCCTG GGGAGAAGTTTATGGAGATTGTGGGTAGTCCGTACTACATGGCACCGGAGGTTTTGAAACGAAATTATGGACCGGAGGTTGATATATGGAGCGCTGGAGTGATACTTTACATTTTGTTGTGTGGGGTTCCTCCATTTTGGGCAG AGTCTGAACAGGGTGTGGCTCTTGCAATCTTGAGGGGGGTGATTGATTTCAAGAGGGAACCTTGGCCTCAGATTTCGGACAGTGCTAAAAGCCTTGTTCGGCAGATGCTGGAGCCGGATCCCAGAAAACGCTTGACCGCACAAGAGGTGCTTG AACATCCATGGCTACAAAATGCGAAGAAAGCTCCAAACGTTCCATTAGGAGATATAGTGAGGCCGAGACTCAAGCAGTTCTCAGTAATGAATAGATTCAAAAAGAAGGCCCTAAGG GTGATCGCAGAACACTTATCTATTAAAGAAGTTGAAGTAATCAAAGACATGTTTACGTTGATGGACACTGACAAAAATGGCAAAATAACATATGAGGAGTTGAAGTTGGGGCTCCGCAAAGTTGGTTCACAATTGGCTGAACCGGAGATTAAGATGTTGATGGAAGTG GCTGATGTTGATGGGAATGGCGTTCTGGACTACGGAGAGTTTGCAGCAGTAACAATTCACTTGCAGAAGCTGGAGAACGATGAGCATCTACACAGAGCATTCGTGTTCTTTGATAAAGATGGAAGTGGATATATTGAATTAGGTGAGCTAAGGGAAGGTTTACGAGATGAATCAGGTGAAACTGATATTGAGGTGCTGAATGACATCATGCGTGAGGTCGACACTGACAAG GATGGACGCATCAGTTATGAGGAGTTTGTTGCGATGATGAAAACGGGAACTGATTGGAGAAAGGCATCTCGACAGTATTCAAGGGAGCGATTCAAGAGTTTAAGCCTCAACCTTATGAAAGATGGTTCCTTGCAGCTTCACGACGGGCTAACTGGTCAAGCCATTGCCGTGTAA